From Saprospiraceae bacterium, one genomic window encodes:
- a CDS encoding GIY-YIG nuclease family protein translates to MKHYVYIIESEVDGTYYKGYSQHPINRLEQHNGGKTRYTMLKIPWKLIYIQSYPTKKEALIRERALKSIAEHKLKN, encoded by the coding sequence ATGAAGCATTATGTCTATATTATTGAAAGCGAAGTAGATGGTACTTACTACAAGGGATACTCACAACATCCGATAAACAGATTAGAACAACATAACGGGGGAAAAACCCGATATACCATGTTAAAAATTCCATGGAAACTGATCTACATCCAAAGTTACCCAACGAAGAAAGAAGCTTTGATTAGAGAGCGAGCACTAAAAAGTATAGCAGAGCACAAATTGAAGAACTGA
- a CDS encoding VOC family protein yields the protein MMNNPVSWFEIGCVDLERAKAFYTKVFNAAFEYVPMPDSPMYMFPGNPESAGAMGALVQSESNKPSSEGTIIYFGSEDVAVEASRVDESGGKLLFPKTSIGEFGFIAQFIDTEGNRIGLHSNQ from the coding sequence ATTATGAATAATCCAGTAAGTTGGTTTGAAATTGGCTGTGTAGATTTGGAGAGGGCAAAAGCTTTTTATACAAAAGTCTTTAATGCTGCATTTGAATATGTTCCAATGCCGGATTCCCCTATGTATATGTTTCCCGGAAACCCGGAAAGTGCAGGGGCTATGGGTGCCCTTGTGCAATCTGAAAGCAACAAGCCCTCCTCTGAAGGCACCATTATTTATTTTGGCTCAGAAGATGTTGCAGTGGAAGCAAGTCGTGTTGATGAGTCAGGTGGCAAACTGCTCTTCCCAAAGACTTCAATTGGCGAGTTTGGCTTTATTGCTCAATTTATAGATACTGAAGGAAACCGTATAGGATTGCATTCAAACCAGTAA
- the lptC gene encoding LPS export ABC transporter periplasmic protein LptC, protein MSDQEAVELLDKEYLTEVELIYTDTGKLILRVIAPVMIRHYKQGASKDEFPNGMKAIFYSNGEITNILHSKYAIRVPEEGKTYLSENVVLDNPKGEKLETSELVWDERARKVYTYKFVRLSRDQEVIHAYGFESDQNFTKGLMLSTEARFPSKKILGEIDEEKEE, encoded by the coding sequence ATGTCTGATCAAGAAGCTGTAGAACTATTGGATAAGGAATATCTCACAGAAGTTGAATTAATATACACGGATACTGGTAAATTAATCTTAAGGGTAATAGCACCAGTTATGATCAGACATTATAAACAAGGTGCAAGCAAGGATGAATTTCCGAATGGAATGAAAGCCATTTTCTATTCCAATGGTGAAATAACCAATATACTACATTCTAAATATGCCATACGTGTACCCGAAGAAGGAAAAACCTACCTTTCTGAAAATGTCGTTTTGGACAATCCAAAAGGTGAAAAACTTGAAACTTCAGAATTGGTCTGGGATGAACGCGCAAGGAAAGTATATACTTATAAATTTGTAAGGCTATCCCGCGATCAGGAAGTAATACATGCGTACGGATTTGAGTCAGATCAAAATTTTACGAAAGGGCTTATGCTATCAACAGAAGCTAGATTTCCATCAAAGAAAATCCTCGGAGAAATCGATGAAGAAAAAGAGGAATAA
- the rsmI gene encoding 16S rRNA (cytidine(1402)-2'-O)-methyltransferase: MLYLVPTPIGHKGDITFRAIEVLQSCDLILAEDTRVSKPFLKSLGIEKEIRSFHSYNEHRIQQNIIEFLKSGKTAALISDAGTPGISDPAFLLVRACREVDIKVCALPGPTAFVPALVASGLPTDKFFFQGFLPQKKGRQSQLNWLTSLPCTIILYEAPHRIEKLVTECISIFGEERKASFVKEISKMFEKYFCGTLIEIKEKLKTEKIVGEWVVIIGPPNKRSE, translated from the coding sequence TTGCTCTATCTTGTTCCTACTCCAATCGGTCATAAGGGTGATATCACCTTCCGCGCAATTGAAGTGCTTCAATCCTGTGATTTGATTCTGGCTGAAGATACAAGGGTAAGTAAACCCTTTTTAAAATCTCTTGGAATCGAAAAAGAGATCAGGAGTTTTCACAGCTATAACGAACACAGGATACAACAAAATATTATCGAATTTTTGAAATCCGGAAAAACAGCAGCTTTGATTTCTGATGCGGGTACTCCAGGTATTTCAGATCCAGCCTTTCTGCTTGTTCGTGCATGTCGCGAGGTGGATATTAAAGTTTGTGCATTGCCCGGTCCAACAGCGTTTGTGCCTGCATTGGTTGCATCGGGTTTGCCCACAGATAAATTTTTTTTTCAGGGTTTTTTACCTCAAAAGAAAGGCCGTCAATCACAATTGAATTGGTTGACCAGCCTCCCCTGTACAATTATTCTCTATGAGGCTCCCCACAGGATTGAAAAATTGGTAACAGAATGTATTTCAATTTTTGGAGAAGAACGAAAAGCTAGCTTTGTCAAAGAAATTTCAAAAATGTTTGAAAAATACTTTTGTGGTACTTTGATTGAAATCAAGGAAAAATTAAAAACAGAAAAAATCGTAGGAGAATGGGTCGTAATTATTGGCCCTCCAAACAAGCGATCAGAATAA
- a CDS encoding GIY-YIG nuclease family protein, producing MKHYVYIIESEVDGTYYKGYSQHPINRLEQHNGGKTRYTMLKIPWKLIYIQSYPTKKEALIRERALKKYSRAQIEELILSIKNELNNGLI from the coding sequence ATGAAGCATTATGTCTATATTATTGAAAGCGAAGTAGATGGTACTTACTATAAGGGATACTCACAACATCCGATAAATAGATTAGAACAACATAACGGGGGAAAAACCCGATATACCATGTTAAAAATTCCATGGAAACTGATCTACATCCAAAGTTACCCAACTAAGAAAGAAGCTTTGATTAGAGAGCGAGCACTAAAAAAGTATAGCAGAGCACAAATTGAAGAACTGATCTTGAGCATAAAAAATGAATTGAATAATGGCTTAATTTAA
- a CDS encoding CDP-alcohol phosphatidyltransferase family protein: protein MGAIHCVFLAQGIWDYTFLLLGLCLLADLLDGLVARTLNQNSALGIQLDSLADVVSFGLVAGIMSYQLLLSHDIPGLAYLGFVLTLGAAFRLARFNLSTHLNSKHFDGLPVPAMAVFFAGLNPLANSNNSFNYYSYLGPIPMVILILVLTGWMISKFPVIKVEPKPQWVKNYPLLCFVILGCFLFVIMGYAIFMSVAIIFYSLYSLFKLNQVAQKSL, encoded by the coding sequence TTGGGAGCAATCCATTGTGTATTTTTAGCTCAAGGAATCTGGGATTATACCTTTTTACTTTTGGGATTGTGCTTGCTTGCAGATCTATTGGATGGATTAGTTGCCAGAACCTTAAATCAAAACTCAGCCTTAGGAATCCAATTGGATTCTCTGGCAGATGTGGTTTCCTTTGGATTGGTGGCAGGAATAATGAGCTATCAACTTTTGTTATCTCATGATATACCTGGTCTCGCATACCTTGGATTTGTATTAACTTTGGGCGCCGCATTCAGACTGGCCAGATTTAACCTCTCCACACATCTGAATTCAAAGCACTTTGACGGCTTACCCGTACCTGCGATGGCTGTTTTTTTTGCTGGATTAAACCCTTTGGCAAATAGCAACAACTCTTTCAATTATTACAGTTACCTTGGCCCTATTCCAATGGTAATTCTGATCTTGGTTCTGACAGGCTGGATGATTTCTAAATTTCCAGTGATCAAAGTTGAACCTAAACCGCAATGGGTAAAAAATTATCCACTTCTTTGTTTTGTCATTCTGGGCTGTTTTTTATTTGTAATAATGGGATATGCTATTTTTATGTCGGTTGCCATCATTTTTTATTCCTTATATAGTCTATTTAAATTAAATCAAGTTGCTCAAAAATCTTTATGA
- a CDS encoding GIY-YIG nuclease family protein, producing MKHYVYIIESKADGTYYKGYSQHPINRLEQHNGGKTRYTMLKIPWKLIYIQSYPTKKEALIRERALKKYSRAQIEELILSIKNELNNGLI from the coding sequence ATGAAACATTATGTCTATATTATTGAAAGCAAAGCAGATGGTACTTACTACAAGGGATACTCACAACATCCGATAAATAGATTAGAACAACATAACGGGGGAAAAACCCGATATACCATGTTAAAAATTCCATGGAAACTGATCTACATCCAAAGTTACCCAACGAAGAAAGAAGCTTTGATTAGAGAGCGAGCACTAAAAAAGTATAGCAGAGCACAAATTGAAGAACTGATCTTGAGCATAAAAAATGAATTGAATAATGGCTTAATTTAA
- the purS gene encoding phosphoribosylformylglycinamidine synthase subunit PurS — protein sequence MKKFQIHIDIMPHKELLDPQGKTVTLNISHMDIQGVEDVRIGKHIQMTVNASDEASASQIAENSCKKLLANLITETYSYQITEI from the coding sequence ATGAAAAAATTTCAAATACACATTGACATCATGCCCCACAAAGAATTGTTGGATCCTCAGGGAAAGACGGTTACCCTCAATATATCTCACATGGATATACAAGGAGTGGAGGATGTTAGAATTGGAAAACACATTCAAATGACTGTCAATGCATCAGATGAGGCGTCAGCATCTCAAATTGCAGAGAATTCCTGCAAGAAATTATTGGCCAATTTGATCACTGAAACTTATAGTTACCAAATCACAGAGATTTAA
- a CDS encoding 4-hydroxy-tetrahydrodipicolinate synthase, with protein MPDYSYLRGTGVALITPFNLDGSIDFLSLEKIIEHCLQGGVETLVSMGTTGESVTLTPTEKSEVIRFTIRQNKGRAKIMVGVGGNNTAELVKELKELDPSGIDAILSSSPAYNKPSQEGIYQHYMSLENASSLPIIIYNVPGRTSSNITAETCLRLAHQSDKFAGVKEASGDLAQATKIIKDKPGHFLVLSGDDPLALALMGLGGDGVISVIANAYPEFSQIIREALSGNFNTARILNHRLFDIHKWLYVDGNPSGIKAACHLKGLCENKLRLPLVPMSEQNFIKLKEEMQRVYNNN; from the coding sequence ATGCCTGACTATAGTTATTTAAGAGGAACGGGTGTGGCATTGATAACTCCTTTCAATTTGGATGGCTCTATTGATTTTTTGTCACTGGAAAAAATCATTGAACATTGCCTACAAGGAGGAGTTGAGACTTTGGTCAGTATGGGAACTACCGGAGAAAGTGTAACGCTTACTCCGACTGAAAAATCTGAAGTAATTAGGTTTACCATCCGACAAAACAAGGGAAGGGCGAAAATTATGGTTGGCGTTGGTGGGAACAATACAGCAGAGTTGGTCAAAGAACTTAAAGAACTTGACCCTAGTGGCATTGATGCTATTTTATCCAGTAGTCCAGCCTATAATAAGCCAAGCCAGGAAGGTATTTATCAACATTACATGAGTCTGGAAAATGCCAGTTCTTTGCCAATTATTATTTACAATGTACCAGGTCGTACTTCTTCCAATATTACAGCAGAAACCTGTCTTCGGCTTGCCCACCAATCGGATAAATTTGCAGGAGTCAAAGAAGCATCAGGTGATTTGGCACAAGCCACCAAAATTATCAAAGATAAACCAGGGCATTTTTTAGTATTATCGGGCGATGATCCATTGGCACTTGCCCTTATGGGTCTTGGCGGGGATGGTGTTATTTCCGTTATTGCAAATGCATATCCAGAATTTTCTCAAATAATTCGGGAAGCTCTCAGTGGAAATTTTAATACAGCAAGAATTCTAAACCACCGTTTATTTGATATCCACAAATGGTTATATGTTGATGGAAATCCTTCAGGCATTAAAGCGGCGTGTCATTTAAAAGGGCTCTGTGAGAATAAACTTAGACTGCCACTAGTTCCTATGTCAGAACAAAATTTTATTAAATTGAAAGAAGAAATGCAAAGGGTTTATAACAACAACTAA
- a CDS encoding acetyl-CoA carboxylase carboxyltransferase subunit alpha translates to MIFMEFEKPLEILYGQLDQIKKIAEEGSIDMSDQIAELENRIKTKRKEIYSNLTGWQKVQLSRHPERPYTLYYISQICKKFTELHGDRQIKDDKAIVGGIGQIENQSFVIIGHQKGTSTKQRSFRNFGMANPEGYRKALRLMKLAEKFNFPVITFIDTPGAYPGIEAEERGQAEAIARNLYEMAQLKVPIICYIIGEGASGGALGIGVGDRVFMLENTWYSVISPESCSSILWRSWEYKEKAAEALKLTAEHMLSFNLIDGIVKEPLGGAHSDPEQMAKNLKKHIKSTLDELIQLKTEDLIHKRIEKYVHMGKFIENETGTETENVS, encoded by the coding sequence ATGATATTTATGGAATTTGAAAAACCTTTGGAGATCCTTTATGGTCAATTGGATCAGATTAAAAAAATTGCGGAAGAGGGCTCAATAGATATGTCAGATCAAATTGCTGAACTTGAAAATAGAATAAAAACCAAGCGGAAAGAAATATATTCAAATTTAACCGGATGGCAAAAAGTACAGCTTTCTCGCCATCCTGAGAGACCCTACACACTTTACTACATATCCCAAATTTGTAAAAAATTCACCGAATTACACGGTGACAGGCAGATTAAAGATGACAAGGCCATCGTAGGTGGAATTGGCCAAATTGAAAATCAGTCCTTTGTCATTATAGGGCATCAAAAAGGCACCTCTACGAAGCAAAGGAGTTTTCGCAATTTTGGTATGGCAAATCCCGAAGGCTATCGCAAAGCTCTACGGCTTATGAAACTGGCTGAAAAATTTAATTTTCCAGTAATTACATTTATTGATACACCAGGTGCTTATCCCGGCATTGAAGCTGAAGAACGAGGTCAAGCTGAAGCCATTGCCCGCAATTTATACGAAATGGCGCAATTGAAGGTACCGATAATATGCTATATTATAGGAGAAGGAGCTTCAGGAGGTGCGTTGGGAATTGGAGTTGGAGATCGCGTCTTTATGTTAGAAAATACCTGGTATTCTGTCATTTCTCCTGAGTCCTGTTCCTCGATACTTTGGAGAAGTTGGGAGTATAAAGAAAAAGCGGCAGAAGCACTTAAATTAACCGCCGAGCACATGTTATCATTTAATTTAATTGATGGTATTGTAAAAGAACCTTTGGGTGGTGCTCACTCTGACCCAGAACAAATGGCCAAAAATCTAAAAAAGCACATCAAATCTACTTTGGATGAGTTGATCCAATTAAAGACGGAGGATTTGATTCATAAAAGAATTGAAAAATATGTTCACATGGGTAAATTTATAGAGAATGAGACTGGAACAGAAACTGAAAACGTTTCATGA
- a CDS encoding Crp/Fnr family transcriptional regulator, which translates to MSAFLNSIYQHPLLDHFHQELISNCHKHILFQKGEHLLKQNDISSEYYCIESGLVQCYVIGQENKEITTGFYGSGSIAIESSSLFLRTPTKENMKALTDLVCWRISLRDFQTLYNQIEGFREWGRLWMSSQLFELKSRSLSMITDTARNRYINFIEKNHEILRIAPLKCIASYLGITDTSLSRIRKELMGK; encoded by the coding sequence ATGAGTGCTTTTCTTAACTCCATATACCAACATCCTTTATTGGACCATTTTCATCAGGAATTGATTTCAAATTGTCACAAACATATTTTATTTCAAAAAGGAGAACATTTGTTAAAGCAAAACGATATCTCAAGCGAGTACTACTGTATCGAAAGTGGTTTGGTACAATGTTATGTAATTGGCCAAGAAAATAAAGAAATAACCACAGGTTTTTACGGTTCTGGTTCAATTGCTATAGAATCTTCCTCTTTGTTTCTCCGAACTCCAACAAAGGAAAACATGAAGGCTTTAACAGATCTTGTTTGTTGGAGAATCAGTTTAAGAGATTTTCAAACCCTTTACAATCAAATTGAAGGATTTAGAGAATGGGGTCGTTTGTGGATGTCTTCCCAATTGTTTGAATTGAAAAGCAGGAGTTTATCCATGATTACGGATACTGCCAGAAATCGGTATATAAATTTTATTGAAAAAAACCATGAAATTCTGCGGATTGCTCCTTTAAAATGCATTGCTTCCTATCTTGGTATAACGGATACTTCATTAAGTAGAATTCGAAAAGAACTGATGGGAAAGTAA
- a CDS encoding gliding motility-associated C-terminal domain-containing protein, producing the protein MRKLFFILTYMLAIQAIIGQPANDDCNGPVRLSDITKYCSNIGEFTVVGATPSGYGAATCWSGVAPDVWFSFRAFASDVAFTIIGANPAGNSGGTLPRMMAAIYTGVCGGTLQEVNCGLSNSGVLSMYEAGLIVGRDYLVRVAGMGGSTGTFQICINNFFPPAKAEQDCRNATVLCNNNPFVNQSFSGAGQDRNEANDSCLGEGGGSNSSESQSTWYTWISKTDCNLTFTITPLNPSDDIDFAVYELPNGVHNCSGKIIQRCNATAPPCTGATGSTGLNLTSTDITENFNCNAGEDGFCQFLPMQAGKAYALVINNFSNTGVGFSMDWGNCDFDGPDPNFVVFPTEGLKCDTDFFAVDSTSYSGGIRVREWNFGLDALPQTASGVGPHTVNYYSFGEKFITLTLETNTGCKLTEVRRIDVLPCCEDLPTLRLLIDSVIHVKCFGDKNGKIVFSGQMGSPYIDQETQERFYQFSIDGINYYPIKELAQLAAGPYRIFIQDAKGCETWVNVFIDEPPPVVVDLGPDFNITLGDMVQLTAQVNPTNLYTYTWEGIPQNCTDCQSIDFVPLKDGYVKVTATDLNGCVGIDSVFIKVNKPYPLYFPNVISVNGDNINDFFSSTMDQGLAGFDLVEVYDRWGGRVYKRENIPSGEHFKLWDGKIGAQFALPGVYAWLVKARFIDDVVVDFSGDITVIR; encoded by the coding sequence ATGAGGAAATTATTTTTTATTTTAACATACATGCTTGCCATTCAGGCGATTATTGGACAACCAGCCAACGATGATTGCAATGGGCCTGTAAGGCTTTCTGACATTACAAAGTATTGCAGCAATATTGGTGAATTTACGGTGGTGGGCGCCACTCCATCCGGATATGGCGCGGCCACATGCTGGTCAGGAGTTGCACCTGACGTTTGGTTCAGTTTTCGCGCTTTCGCATCGGATGTTGCATTTACCATTATTGGAGCCAATCCTGCGGGGAATTCAGGAGGTACTTTGCCTCGAATGATGGCTGCTATCTATACAGGTGTTTGTGGTGGAACCTTACAAGAAGTCAATTGCGGCTTGAGTAACTCAGGTGTTTTGTCTATGTATGAGGCTGGTTTGATTGTAGGCAGGGATTATCTGGTCCGCGTGGCTGGTATGGGTGGCTCTACAGGAACTTTTCAAATATGTATCAATAACTTTTTCCCTCCTGCTAAGGCAGAACAAGATTGTAGAAATGCAACAGTTTTGTGTAATAACAATCCATTTGTCAATCAATCCTTTAGCGGCGCTGGTCAAGACCGTAACGAGGCCAATGACTCTTGTCTTGGAGAAGGAGGGGGTTCAAATTCTTCAGAATCCCAATCAACTTGGTATACATGGATTTCCAAAACGGATTGCAATCTGACTTTTACAATCACTCCTCTCAATCCTAGCGATGACATTGACTTTGCGGTGTACGAATTACCCAATGGTGTTCACAATTGTTCCGGAAAAATAATCCAGCGGTGCAATGCGACTGCACCTCCCTGCACTGGCGCCACAGGTAGTACTGGTCTTAATTTGACTTCTACCGATATCACTGAAAATTTTAACTGCAATGCAGGAGAAGATGGGTTTTGTCAATTTTTACCAATGCAAGCAGGTAAGGCGTACGCTTTGGTCATCAATAATTTCTCAAATACAGGTGTAGGATTTAGCATGGACTGGGGTAATTGCGATTTTGATGGCCCGGATCCAAATTTTGTTGTTTTCCCTACGGAGGGTCTCAAATGTGATACCGATTTTTTTGCCGTTGATTCTACCAGTTATAGCGGAGGAATCAGAGTCAGGGAATGGAATTTTGGATTAGACGCTTTGCCTCAAACCGCCTCTGGGGTGGGACCGCATACCGTCAATTATTATTCATTTGGGGAAAAATTCATTACACTGACATTGGAGACCAACACAGGATGTAAATTAACCGAAGTCAGAAGAATTGATGTTTTGCCCTGTTGTGAAGATCTGCCTACTTTAAGGTTGCTGATTGATAGTGTGATTCATGTGAAATGCTTTGGAGATAAAAATGGAAAAATAGTATTTAGTGGCCAAATGGGTTCTCCATACATCGATCAGGAAACCCAGGAAAGGTTTTATCAATTTAGTATTGATGGTATAAATTATTACCCGATCAAAGAACTTGCACAACTGGCAGCAGGTCCTTACAGAATTTTTATTCAGGATGCCAAAGGATGTGAAACCTGGGTCAATGTGTTTATTGACGAACCACCTCCAGTAGTAGTAGACTTGGGTCCCGACTTTAATATTACTTTAGGGGACATGGTGCAATTAACCGCTCAAGTCAATCCCACTAATTTATACACCTATACGTGGGAAGGAATTCCTCAAAATTGCACAGACTGTCAATCCATTGATTTTGTTCCACTAAAGGATGGTTATGTAAAAGTGACAGCCACTGATCTGAACGGTTGTGTTGGCATTGATTCTGTTTTTATCAAAGTAAATAAACCATATCCCCTGTATTTTCCAAATGTCATTTCAGTGAACGGAGACAACATCAATGATTTTTTTTCTAGTACCATGGATCAAGGTTTGGCAGGATTTGATTTAGTGGAAGTATATGATCGTTGGGGTGGCAGGGTTTATAAAAGAGAAAATATTCCTTCCGGTGAACATTTCAAACTTTGGGATGGCAAAATCGGTGCTCAGTTTGCCTTGCCGGGTGTTTATGCCTGGCTTGTTAAAGCCAGATTTATAGATGATGTGGTAGTAGATTTTTCTGGAGACATCACCGTAATTCGATGA
- the rnr gene encoding ribonuclease R, with protein MKKKKNHKRTESLLSPNKLLRIFAEHPDKSFGISALKRKLNLQKLGPMLEILETMERKKLISKTSPGKWIYIGLAVQPKKNKEELYEGTLDMAKAGFGYVLVKGLSRDIFVAPKNMMGAQDGDYVQVKIIRLYMNKPEGVIVKILQRSTTQFVGVYRAHKNHSVVLVESHHHVMEVYLPKEEAAKLLDFDRVVIEITKWKEKPGDRMWAKVVRNFGQERSLDLEMQSILAESGFPLEFPQAVLEEANQISGKVSTDPLRLDLRSEICFTIDPIDAKDFDDAISIHRDKDGNLEIGVHIADVSHYVLPDSALDKEALRRGNSVYLVDRVLPMLPERLSNHLCSLRPHEDKYTFSVIFTFDEENKLKKHWIGKTIIHSRQRFAYEDVQAILEGKFHELEDHLHLINRITKLLRKERMKNGSIDFESPEVRFKLNDQGLPVELYVKDRFDAHMLIEELMLLANQYVAKFVSLKNKTFPIPFIYRIHDLPDPMKLEEFQFFAQEMGVKLDLSNPKKISKSLNLLNEKVKEDESLKILLPLAIRTMAKAEYNPENIGHYGLAFEYYTHFTSPIRRYADLVVHRILFDNLHQEKRYRPEMIEAQCRYISSQERKAMEAERESVRYFQALYMQSHVGEIFEGRITGMNDRGFYVQLIDNLCEGSLAMDTFEDSISVSKNRLSASSDMSDQSWKMGDKIKVKLISSDPEDRIILFAPVVD; from the coding sequence ATGAAAAAGAAGAAGAATCACAAGAGGACAGAAAGTCTTTTAAGTCCCAATAAGTTGCTCAGAATTTTTGCCGAGCACCCGGACAAATCCTTTGGAATATCAGCACTTAAGCGAAAGCTAAATTTACAGAAACTCGGTCCAATGCTCGAAATTCTAGAGACAATGGAGCGAAAAAAGTTGATTTCCAAGACATCTCCTGGAAAATGGATCTACATAGGCTTGGCTGTTCAACCGAAAAAGAACAAGGAAGAACTGTATGAAGGCACTTTGGATATGGCAAAGGCTGGATTTGGATATGTGCTCGTGAAAGGTCTGTCAAGAGACATTTTTGTAGCTCCAAAGAATATGATGGGCGCACAGGACGGTGATTATGTCCAGGTGAAAATCATCAGGTTATACATGAACAAGCCCGAAGGTGTCATTGTAAAAATATTACAGCGATCTACCACTCAGTTTGTTGGTGTTTACAGAGCCCATAAAAATCACTCTGTGGTACTTGTTGAATCCCACCATCATGTAATGGAGGTATATTTACCGAAGGAAGAAGCAGCTAAACTGTTGGACTTTGATAGGGTGGTCATTGAGATTACCAAGTGGAAGGAAAAGCCGGGAGATCGGATGTGGGCAAAAGTTGTTAGAAATTTCGGACAGGAAAGGAGTTTGGATCTTGAGATGCAATCCATTTTAGCTGAATCAGGTTTTCCTTTGGAGTTTCCTCAAGCTGTTTTGGAAGAAGCAAATCAGATTTCTGGCAAAGTATCCACCGATCCTTTGCGTTTGGATTTGCGATCTGAAATTTGTTTTACCATCGATCCAATTGATGCCAAAGATTTTGATGATGCTATTTCTATTCATAGAGATAAAGATGGAAACCTGGAAATAGGAGTGCATATTGCTGATGTGAGTCATTATGTACTGCCGGATAGTGCTTTGGACAAGGAAGCACTTAGGCGCGGAAATTCAGTGTATTTGGTGGACAGGGTATTGCCAATGTTACCCGAAAGATTGTCTAATCATCTGTGTTCTCTCAGACCACATGAAGACAAGTACACTTTTTCGGTGATTTTTACTTTCGATGAAGAAAATAAATTAAAGAAGCACTGGATTGGTAAAACGATCATCCACAGTCGTCAAAGATTTGCTTATGAAGATGTGCAGGCAATCCTTGAAGGTAAGTTTCATGAATTGGAAGACCACCTTCATTTGATCAATCGAATCACAAAATTGCTGAGAAAAGAAAGAATGAAAAATGGTTCGATTGATTTTGAGTCTCCTGAAGTGAGATTTAAACTAAACGATCAGGGACTTCCAGTAGAATTATATGTCAAAGACCGCTTTGACGCACACATGCTAATTGAAGAATTAATGCTTTTGGCCAACCAATATGTAGCTAAATTCGTCTCTTTAAAAAACAAAACCTTCCCTATACCTTTTATTTACCGCATTCATGATCTTCCAGATCCAATGAAATTAGAAGAATTTCAGTTTTTTGCGCAAGAAATGGGGGTCAAACTGGATCTTTCCAACCCAAAAAAAATTTCCAAATCTTTGAACTTATTAAATGAGAAAGTTAAAGAGGATGAAAGTCTGAAAATATTATTGCCATTGGCCATACGCACCATGGCTAAAGCAGAATATAATCCAGAAAATATTGGACACTATGGTTTGGCATTTGAATATTATACCCATTTTACTTCTCCCATCAGAAGGTACGCAGACCTTGTGGTTCATAGAATTTTATTTGACAACCTCCATCAGGAAAAGAGGTATAGGCCTGAGATGATTGAAGCCCAATGCAGATATATCTCTTCTCAGGAGCGCAAAGCCATGGAAGCGGAAAGAGAATCCGTCAGATATTTTCAGGCATTGTACATGCAATCGCATGTTGGAGAGATTTTCGAAGGACGAATTACAGGAATGAATGACAGAGGATTTTATGTACAGCTGATCGATAATCTTTGTGAAGGCTCACTAGCAATGGATACTTTCGAGGATAGTATATCCGTCAGCAAGAACAGACTCTCTGCAAGTTCGGATATGTCTGACCAATCCTGGAAAATGGGAGATAAGATAAAAGTAAAATTAATTTCCTCTGATCCGGAAGACCGTATAATTCTATTTGCTCCGGTGGTTGATTAA